The genomic DNA GAGGGGTGGGACACTGCCCAGCGGTGCGACCTTCTCCACATCCCTGCTCACCCCACTCTCACCCACAGGTCAAAATCTGGTTCCAGAACAAGCGCTCCAAATACAAGAAGATCATGAAGCAGGGCTCGAGTGCGCCCGATGGGGAGCAGCACCTGCACACCTCCTCCTCACTGTCCCCCTGCTCCCCCAGCATCCCCCCGCTCTGGGACATCCCTGTGCCGGGCAAAGGGCCCCCGCTGCCCCCCAACAACTACATCAGCAGCTTTGGAGCCTGGTACCAGCCGCACCCTCAGGACTCCATGCCCCGTGGTCCCATGATGTGACACCACTATGGCTGCAGCACCCAGCGGCTCCGGGAGGGCCAGCAAGGGGGGGACGTGCCTCCGAGCCCTGATGGGCGATGCTATGGGGAACCCCAGCAAATGGaggatgaagaagaggaggaggaaggtgacCGCTGTCTGCAGGGACCCCCACTGTGGGCTGAAGTGAGATGTCCCCGGCACAGAGCCCTGGAATGGGCGGGACAGGACTTGGCCAAGCTGCAGCCCCAAGGTCCATGGGCACAGAGGGGCTGGAGGGGTCCCCGGACCCCCCTGCTCCTGGACCTGGCTTTATTTATAAGCACCATCTGTGAACCTATGTGCC from Meleagris gallopavo isolate NT-WF06-2002-E0010 breed Aviagen turkey brand Nicholas breeding stock unplaced genomic scaffold, Turkey_5.1 ChrUn_random_7180001951136, whole genome shotgun sequence includes the following:
- the LOC100550316 gene encoding homeobox protein box-5-like, which encodes PNKPPPVANGELRLNGKGKKLRKPRTIYSSLQLQALNQRFQQTQYLALPERAELAAQLGLTQTQVKIWFQNKRSKYKKIMKQGSSAPDGEQHLHTSSSLSPCSPSIPPLWDIPVPGKGPPLPPNNYISSFGAWYQPHPQDSMPRGPMM